Sequence from the Nymphaea colorata isolate Beijing-Zhang1983 chromosome 9, ASM883128v2, whole genome shotgun sequence genome:
AGGGGAATTATATTTGATTAAACTTGTAATCCCACCAGTTGATCAGATATTGGGTGATGATGGCCTTTACAATCCCTTCGGCTAccctcaagaaaatcaatagaatatgcaatatttttttatggGAAGACGATGAAAATCATAGACATTATATCATGTTGTGGCATGGTCAAAGTTGTGCTTGCCAGTTAATGAGGGGTGTAGGTCTGAAGGACCTTTTCTGGCTCGACAAAGCCTGCACAGTTTTAGAGTCACACTCTCGTCATGTACTTGGGCAGCTTTGTGCAGAAGCAAATCTCACTTCTCCTGTAGGTGGAAGTGGATTTAGTGGGCATGGCAGGAGATCAGTCATGAAGTCAGGTGGCATACGGGTGATGGTAAATTGATTAAATTCTTTGTTGAAAACTGGGGCTGGGGTTCATTAATTTGGAGGGCCACCGTAAATTTATTGGTAAACCAACAATCAAAGGTTGCTATCAAATGCCCGGGGAGTCAAATCAGTGTGGACCAAGCACGTTGTCAACAGACTGATTTTGGATCAGTCGGTGGAGTGGCCGACTGATAACTTCTTAAATGCAGAGTGGCTGAATCTCTGAAGATATTTCTGGAACCCAATTCAATATTAAGATGTTGGCTCCCTCTGCTTTACCGGAGTAAACCCTGAAATAGTGATGGAAGAGGAAATTTTAGGTTGTCAACTTCTTTGCTTTCCTTTGATGATTTCGTCTCTTTGGAGACATAGGAATGTTGATTTCCATGGGAAGAAACGTTGTGCTGTGACTGGTTTACAGATGGTTTTTTTGGGGAGCAAATCCGGAATTATGTTGTGACTGCGTCCTAGATCTAGCTCTAAGTTCAGAGTTGAGATTTCTTCGTGGCTCAATCTTGGGTTCAGGGCGGACCTGTGACCTTCGTTCCAACCATGCGTGGGAGATTTTGATACAATATAATTGTGTCTGACGAAAGAATGTGCAGAAGGTGGCTGTATGGCGTGCAGGAAAGGCTTGCCTTTTACTTCGACATTTGTTGGTGTTCAACTGAACCATGCTCCTTGAGCAAGAGTTCCCCAACTCATTATATGACAATATTAATATTAGTAAAAGGATTTCAGGAGGAGGATGAGAAGGCAGGACTTATACAAAAGGCTATACGATTTTCCTCTTCTATGACCAATTAAAAGGTAAGTATATATCCGGGTatgattttcccttttttttaacaAGCATCGTGAACTACTAGACTGATGTTTCAATTGTCATTAACTCAACATATTTAGATCTGAGTtgtcttttgaattttgacaatatacataaaataaaagtatGTTCATAATTTAAATAAACTTTCTTACCAATTATATCACCTTTGTTAAAGGTATATGTTTGACAGTGTCtagaaaaaattatacataATTAAGTATGTTTGCTTTCAAATTATAAGATTATCtaaaattaaatattcaaatattttcgATAAAGATCTAACcaaacaaaattaaaacttaTTAAATTAGGATAGTCTAAACATCCTAAAATAGGTCAAGATAATCTACTCAGCTAGAAGAAATGCTCAAAATAATTAACACATATATTACATGCCATAATATAAGTAGATGTACACCCTAAGGAAGGGGGAATTTTTTGGAAGAATAACAGCGCACGCAAACCATATATATGTGAAAAGgaggatattttggtaattatttaaaaatgtctcttttaattttttcttattttttgattttctttttgtttaaaaaaaattgttttattaaTGAAGGTATTTTTATCACTAACCATACCAAGTCACAAGAATTTCGTGCACTAATACAACACACATAACAAGCTTCGAAGCTAACAGGAAccattaaaaaacaaagaaaagctatTTAATATTACGAAATCATCTCAATTATACCAGAAGTAGGCTTATCACCCGACGATTTACCAcgtcttttttcatttttttcgcTGCAAGCAAGCAGGGGAAGGCCCCATTATTTATTGATTCACTTAGCTCGTTGAATTCACAATAGACGCACGAAAAAGCACCATATGCAACCGACAAATGTAATACACGAGAAACAGAAGAAGGAGACGCACTTCTCCTTCTTTATTTAGCCATGACCATATCAAGGCCTTTATTCGCACTGTGCCCAGTAAGGCACCCGAAGGATTGACCAGGCGATCAACATTTGATGTGGACGCTCTTGAAGGGGAACGGCCTGCAGTGATTCTTGTCCTCATGAGGCAACACAAACCCAACTCCATGGCAGTTGGGATGCTTGTACACTGTCATCTTTGAGTGCTCGTCATGCTTCTCGTTGTAATCATACTTGAACCCGCCACTGTACTTGAGGTTGTGGCAGCCGCAGCTGTTGTACAACTCGGAGCGATGGCGGCACCCTGCCTCCTCATACACCCTCAGGTAGCTCTTGTACTTTGCATCCGCAATGCTCGCAAATTCAACTACCATAAGCATTCCCACCAGGACTGCGAT
This genomic interval carries:
- the LOC116260679 gene encoding antimicrobial peptide 1-like; translated protein: MARSLGLIAVLVGMLMVVEFASIADAKYKSYLRVYEEAGCRHRSELYNSCGCHNLKYSGGFKYDYNEKHDEHSKMTVYKHPNCHGVGFVLPHEDKNHCRPFPFKSVHIKC